GAATTAAATCATCCTCGATATGCCATTGATGGCAATAGGGAGCTATTTTTTCATTTGAGAATCGCCGAAATTGATCAGCCATCATATCAAGCGTTTCGTCACATAGTCCCATGTTTCCATGCTTATTTTCAATAATAAGTTCCGCGATACGTGCACGCACCTCAATGCGATTTCCTTCATTTGCGAGCACGGCCACTGCAGGTTGATCAAATTCAGCCAATGCATCATCGGCTAGACCTATATCCTCCGGCCGCACGATCTCCCCCTGGCTGATGGAAATGCCACCCCAAAGTTGATTAAGGTATTCCCCAAAAGCGCTTTGGAGAATGAGTGCCTCTTGTTCCCCGAACAGCCCAGTTTCATTTAATCGGCCCGCCCAAGCACGCATTTGCCTTAGTGCTTCCACATAAGTGGCTATCCAAGCATACCCATGTGCTGCAAATTGCTCCTCCTCAAGAAGGTCACTTTCAATTTGCCCTGTAGGCGCCACCTTCCCGCGCATAACCTCCCTGGCATTATCTGCTAAATGTTCAGCAGCGGCCACGGCCACGTCACAATGACCAAGCAAATGTTCAATAACGTAATCACCCAACATTTCAGGGTGTTCGGTGGGCGATTTCACTGTGGCGATCTGACTCACTTTTCTACCTTTACCTAAAATTAATTTTTTTAATGTTGCACTGTTTGCGGCATTTTAAGAAGTTTGACTGTACGTTTACAACTTCGATTGTGCAAACCACATAATCAAGATGGTGAATCACATCAGGAGAATCACCATGTTTACACTTTTAGCCCAAAGTTAGCATATTAATCCGCACATCGCAGACGAAGTAATGATGTTTTTAAGAATGTAACAGAAACGTTCCTTTAATTTAGTCCTTTCGACACTTGTTACTGGCTAGTCTTGGGCCAGATTGACTGTGATGGTGTGCACGGCTTAGTCGGCTTTCGCGAGCCGGAAAAGAAAGAATGTTATCGTCTACCATATTAGCGCTATCTGCCGCTGCTGCAAACGCATAAGCCTCAAACAATAATGCCGGCATACTGTCCAACGATTGCCAAGGATAAAGGGCAGTAGTACCCCCATGTAAATAACGAACCAAACTACTTGACCTGCGCTTAAAATCCCATAACTGCGGCATTACCTCCTCCGTCGGAAGAAAGAAATTGATAGCATGCCCCCTAACCTAAACTGTCTCAAAATGAAATCAATGTTTTCATTGGACGGATTGCATACCATTATGAATAAGTATAGATATCAATCATGGCGTATTTGGACCATATAAGTGCTTGCAATAACTTCAATCAGGGAGACTATGTACCTTTCATTATAAACGGGGATAGATTCGGTTGGATAGGGCCAGAATTTGCCTCCCAGCTCGCGACTTGGACAGATGTTTTTAATCTCTCACCCGAACATGTAGCATTATCAAAAAGCTTTAAAGACTTTGATAGCAGAAGCGAGGCAGTGCTGCCCCCCCTTGCTGAATTGTTAAAAACAAATTACGTGGAGGCATGGCGCGATGAATTTTACCCTGTCACCTCTGATTGGCACACTCCCGCGGTCATGCAGATTGAACGTGCTGCTTGCCCTTATTTTGGCATAAGGGCCTATGGGGTTCACCTGAATGGCTATGTCCGTAAACGCGACGGCATACACATGTGGATTGCAAAACGTGATAGCAATAAACAAACATACCCAGGCCTTCTAGACAACATGGTCGCCGGCGGCCAGCCAATCGGACTGGGATTAAAAGAAAATTTGATGAAAGAGTGTAATGAGGAAGCAGGAATACCAATAGGGCTGGCAGCCGAATCAGTACCCACAAGCTTCATCTCTTACACGCATATAATGCCCGTCATGCCGACTGGAGGAGTAAAACCGGATCAAATATTTTGCTTCGATATTGAATTGCCCAATGATTTCCAACCTCACCCAGTAGATGGCGAGGTCGAAGCCTTCTACCTTTGGCCAATAGAGCAAGTCGCAGAAACGGTTCGCGAAACTGACGGCTTTAAGTTTAATTGCAATTTAGTGATAATCGATTTCCTCATCCGTCATGGAATTATCACACCCGACAATGAAAAAAGCTTTGCTGCTATTGCTCAGGGTCTTCGAAACGGCATCTAAAATATCTACCGGTCGCTCATCTTGAGCGCATCAATGAAAGCTGATTGTGGAATCTCCACATTCCCAAATTCCCGCATCTTTTTCTTACCCTTTTTCTGCTTTTCCAATAATTTTCTCTTCCGTGTGATGTCTCCGCCGTAACACTTTGCAGTAACATCTTTGCGCATTGCTGAAATAGTCTCTCGAGCAATCACCTTGCCACCAATGGCGGCCTGTATTGGCACTTTGAATAATTGTCGTGGGATAAGCTCTTTTAAACGTTCGCAGATCTGACGGCCTCGACTTTCAGCCGAGGACCTATGAACTATCATAGACAAAGCATCAACCGGCTCACCATTAACCAATATTCCAACCCTCACTAGATCATTTTCACGATAACCGACAAGCTCATAATCAAAGCTTGCATATCCACGACTAATTGATTTCAGACGATCATAAAAATCAAAAACAACCTCATTTAATGGCAAATAATAAACTGCCATCGCCCGGTTCCCCACATAGGTGAGCTGATCTTGCTCGCCTCGCCGCTCCGTGCAAAGTGAAAGAATTGGTCCTAAGTACTCATCCGGAACAATAATAGTTGCCTTTATCCAAGGCTCATGAACCGATTTGATTTGAACCTGATCAGGGTAATCTGCCGGATTGTGGAGTGTCATTTCCTCCCCACTCATAAGGAGTAACCGATAAACTACAGAAGGTGCCGTTGTTATTAAGTCGAGATCGAATTCACGACTAAGGCGCTCCTGGATAATTTCCAGATGTAAAAGACCAAGACAGCCACATCTAAACCCGAAACCCAGTGCTGCAGAGGTTTCCGCCTCATAATGGAAAGACGAGTCGTTGAGTGCTAGTTTACCCAAACTTTCTCTAAGATCCTCGTAATCGGCATTGTCGACCGGGAACAGTCCACAAAATACAACAGGGACCGTTGGCTTAAATCCCGGCAGAGCTTCGACAGACCCATTCTTCGCTTCTGTTAAAGTATCGCCGACCTTACAATCAGATACAGATTTTATACCTGCGGTGATAAAACCTATTTCACCCGGGCCAAGTTCAGCTACAGTATCTTGCTTTGGACGAAAAACACCAACTTGATCGACTTCATGAATTGCTCCCGTTGCGATCATCTTCAATTTCATGCCAGCCTTTAGGCATCCATCAACAATACGGACCAACGCAACCACACCGAGATATGGGTCATACCAACTATCAACAAGCAAGGCCTTTAAAGAGACATTGGCAGCACCTTTTGGGGAGGGCAACTTGTTAACGAGTGCCTCTAAAACGTCCACAATTCCCTCTCCCGTTTTGGCAGAAACCGCAATAGCATCGGATGCATCAATCCCAACCACGTCTTCGATTTGAGTTCGAATACGTTCCGGCTCTGCGGACGGCAAGTCTATTTTATTAAGAACAGGGATAATCTCATGATTGTTTTCGATAGCTAAATAAGCGTTGGCAAGGGTCTGCGCTTCAACTCCTTGGCTTGAGTCAACAACCAACAACGATCCCTCACAAGCAGCGAGTGAACGACTCACCTCGTAAGAAAAATCAACGTGACCAGGTGTGTCCATAAAGTTTAGTTGGTAGTGATTTCCATCTTTGGCTTTATAGTCAAGTCGTACCGTTTGCGCTTTGATTGTGATACCGCGTTCTCGCTCAAGCTCCATAGAGTCGAGCACTTGTTCTCGCATTTCTCGATCGCTGAGCCCTCCACACGCTTGAATTAATCGATCTGAAAGGGTCGACTTCCCATGATCAATATGGGCAACAATGGAGAAATTTCGTATTTTTTTTATTTCACTCATACTTCCATAGCTAAATCTTTTGCAACATAATTTGAAGGCCCAAACGCCACGCGCTTTTGGTAACGACAAGAATTGCCCGCTACATTACTTTGCGAAAACTCTATAGAAATCTTTCACAAGCACTTGTTTAACTCTCTCGTCACCTGCAACTTTTCTGGCAGCGGCAGTAAGAATCGTCTTCACCTTCCGCAGACGCACCTTTTTGTCTTGGCCAAGCGTTGCTGCATACCTATAGAGTTCCTCGAAAAAAACTGCCGTTAATTTTGGACTATATTGCAACATTATTGGCCGTTCGCCGGGTTGCTGCATTTCAATGAGCAAGTTAAAAAGCAAGGCTCCTTTGGCTTTGCCGTCTTGAAGGATAGGAACACTCATATTATCGATCGGAAAAAACATCTCGGCTTTGCTTCCTTTTTTTTCATCAGCGGCAAAAGCAGAGCCTAGAGATATTTTAGAGACCAAAGCAACAAAAATAAGTACTGGAATAATCAATTTAGTACGCAACATCGTAAGTCTCGTCATCTGTAAATCTTCCACGATATATAATTGGGATCGCCCGAGTAGCGGAAACAATGCCACTATCTTTCGTTGAGTTTAATACTGGAATTTTGGCGCAAATAAGCTTCAAAGAGCTTTACAGAACATTTCCAGCATTTCGATAACATCCTACTGCTCCCAATTGTTTTCTCAGATATATTATCTAAGGCTAAAATCTTTTAGCCTGTTTAAAAACAGGACAGTTGCTCTTGCCTCCAACCCCAAACAATCTTCCAAGCACCTTTGTTTTTCTCCAAACAAAAGGTCGTGCCGTTTCCGGGGCTGAACTCTAGGACCCATCTACGCTCGTCACCAGTGAGGAGTTTCGCACTAGCACGCAGGAGAAAATCACCGTGCCCAGTCATCATAATATCTCCCCCACCTGACTCAACATGGTCAATGAAAGGCTCGACCGGATCCTCTGGAGCAATACCGTAATTTGAAATAGCAACGGGTACAGGCTGACCCAGATTTGCCGCCACGAGTTCTCCCGTTTCTCTAGTCCACAGCTTATCGCTGTGAATTATTTGCGATGGAATCGCATCTATACCTTTCATAAACATACCAAGTCTTTCGGCCTCACAAACACCAACCTTGCTTAAATGACGTTCCGGGTCTTGTTCGGCACTTAGTGCGTTGGCATGGTGAGTCAAATAAACTTTCATAAAATTCCTTTTTTCTTTAGATAACATTTCGGAGTCGTTGGACGAATTACAAAATAATGGCATAATTAGTGCCTCACGAATATAGCAATCGCCTGCGGATCAATTTTTACGTGATATCAAACATCTACTGAGGCGTCTATATTCCCAGTGGGTCGCTTTCAACGGCTGTAAGCCGAGAGGCCCGCAGTACAAGATTGGAGGCATCATGATATCACCCCAGACAGTAAATGATCTAAGTTGCTGGAGAGGGCCAAAAATGAATTCCAACATGGAATGGCTCTACACAATTGGTAAGAATGAAATTTCGGACTTAGAAAGCGCCCTTCGACGCGTAAAGGCACAAAATATTCCGCTCCTGCAAATGACAAAAAAAGATTTTCCTCTGCCGTGCCTTTCCAAGACGTTGCAGAGGATTTTAAATGATGTGCAACATGGGCGTGGCTTTGCTGTTCTGCGCGGCATACCAATTCATCAATTTTCGAAGTCCGAAAATGAAATTATTACGTGGGGGATTGGGACATATTTGGGACGAGCTATTTCTCAAAATTCTAACGGGGATCTATTGGGACATGTCTTCGATCACGGGGTACATATGCATACGGAGCGGGTTCGAGGCTACATGACGCCAGACCATCTGCGTTTTCACTCTGACCGTTGTGACCTCGTTGCTCTGGCTTGTATTAGAAAAGCGAGAGATGGTGGAGTAAGTCGTTTAGTAAGCATGACCGCACTTCATGACGAAATTCTCGCTACCCGCCCAGATCTGCTTGAGCCGTTTTACCGGGGATTTATGTATGTTGTTAGCGAACTTTCTGGTGATACTAAACCCATACGGGTTCCAACATTTAGTGTTGCTGATGGTGTCCTCAGTTGCAGACTGCAGCGTAATCAAATTGAAATGTCTGCAAAAAAATGCGGGATTTCGCTAACTAAAATTGAACGGGAGGCTCTAGATCATTTAGATGAACTGGCGGACAGCGAGGCATTTGTCCTCGAAATGGATCTGGAGCCCGGTGATATTCAGCTTTGTAACAATTATGTCATTGCCCATGGACGGACTGACTTCACCGACAGCCCGAATAAAAATGAGAAGAGGCTTATGTTACGACTTTGGCTAAAATTTGCGGAACCACGACCCGTGGGTGACGCATTTTTTGATTTTGATGGCATTCCTAAGGCTTCTCAATGATTGATTATACAAAATTCATTGGACCAGCTAGCTGGAAAGGTGCCGACCTTACTAAGACTGATGATTGGATATGGACTTTAACGAAAGGCGAGATCGCGGAACTGAGAAATGTCGTTAGCGACACTTGGGATCTAAAATTGGAGAGCATAACTCGACAGAAGTTTCATGTTCCTTTCCTTGCACCCCGTTTAGAGAGATTGGTTGACGAAATCCGTAATGGAAGGGGTTTCGTCGTATTGCGCGGACTGCCCGTCAGTGAGATGTCCAATGAGGAAGTGTACCGTGCCCACTGGGGCATTGGAACGCATCTTGGTTTGGCACTTTCGCAGAACTCTTTTGGGGACATGCTGGGCCATGTCTATGATGAAAAACCTGACCCCAGCGAAGTTAGTCCTCGGGGATATCGTACGAACCAATTGCTGCGGTTTCACACCGATAGGGCAGATGTTGTTAGCCTACTGTGTCTCAGGAAGGCCTTATCCGGAGGAGAAAGTAGTATTACAAGTTCGATGACCATTTACAATGCTATCCTTCAACATCATCCTGAATACCTTCCAGCACTAACACGTGGTTACATGCATGCACATGCCGAAGATATTGGACTCGATGAGCCTAGGCGACTACCAGTCTTCCACGAGCAAGATGGCGTCTTGAGTTGCCGACTTAACAGAGGTCCAATTGAAAACTCGCATCTACGCGCAAACATTCCCATTACGCCAGAGGAGGCACGTGCACTAGTAGCCTTCGACTTCTATGCTGAACACCCTGATTACAGGCTGGACATGCTGCTCCTCAATGGCGATATTCAGTTCGTAAATAACTATCGGGTAGTGCATTCACGTAAAGAATTTACGGATGGGGAGAAAGAGCAAGATCAACGACACATGGTACGACTTTGGCTCAACTATTATGGAAAGCCATGGCCGCGTGGCCCGCATTTAAGTGATTATAATGGCGTTCCTAAGAAACTCACCCGGGAACAGTAGCCCTAGTAGGGAGGTAATGATGAAAACTTATTTTATCGTGAGCGTTGCGATCTTTGCGGTAATAACACTCTACGGAGTATACACTGGACAATTTGATGCTATGCTTGCCAAATAGTTGGCGGAATTCTAATCCAAATTAAGAGGGGACATATTCGATGCGTATTGCGAGGTTTGATAAGGACGGTCGCCCATGCCACGGAATTATTGAAGGTGAAACTATCTATGAAGTAGAGGGTGGCCTTTTTGATGGCCTCAATAAGACCGGAGAGACCCACGCGTTAAGTGCAACCAAGCTTTTAGTCCCGTTTAAACCTGAAGTGTTTTATGCAGCAGGCTTAAACTATGCTGAGCATGTGAAGGAGCAAGCAGAAATGCACGGGAGGGAACCGAATCTCCCGGAAAAGCCAGATATAGGATATCGGGCCAATAATGCGTTAATTGCTCATGATGAAGACGTAGTAATCCCGGCACACGCCCCTGACACTGTCCAATACGAAGGAGAAATCGTAGCGATTGTCGGCAAAAAAGCGAAAAATCTGACAAAAGAAAATGCCCTCTCGTGTATTATGGGATACACAATTGGAAACGACGTGAGTGAACGGACCTGGCAAACAGGTGACCGAACGATGTGGAGAGCGAAGAATACAGATACATTTAAGCCTATGGGTCCATGGATTGAGACTGATGTTGATCTGGAATCCCTAACCACAACAGTTCGTGTGAATGGCAAACAAACAATACAGTTTCCGACTAATAATTTCCATTTCGACATTCCAACTTTTATTGAAGCAATGACTAGCTGCCTTACGCTGCACCCGGGCGACATGATTTGGATGGGAACAGAAGGACGGGCACCGAACCTGCAACACGGCGATACTGTGGAAGTAGAAATCGACGGAATAGGCCTTCTCAGAAACCGATTCGTACGAGAAGGTCAGTAAGGAAGCCCCTAAGAAAGAATAATTGTTTGCAGAAATTCGTTATTTTTCTGCGCCAGAGTCAGCTCATCTAGGTAGAGCTTCTATTCACCCTGGAATGACTTTATCTCCTGCAAATTGGCACCTCCACATCACTCTTGGTTGTGTCGGGTTGACTACTTCGCGTCTGTGCATTGCAGACCTATTATCCCAGACCAGAAAGTCGCCAACCTGCCAACTGTGTGTCCAAGCATACTTGGGCTGCGTAGCGTGCGCCCAAATTCTGTCAAGTAGTTCCTCGCTGTCATTTGGAATCCCCTCTATATATTGAGATGGCCACGTACGCCGCCGCCCGAGATAAAGAGCTTTCTTTTTAGAGACAGGATGGATGCGAACCATGGGATGCATAGGCCCGGGAACCTCCTCTGGACAAGTCGGTTCGGTAACACCGGGACGGAGAACATTGGCTGAGTTGCGCGTGGCATCCTGCTTGGAACGTTTGCCCTCAATAGCTTTTTTTAGGTCATCAGGCATTTCTTCATACGCCAAATATTGATTATTAAAAGAGGTTTGCCCACTATTATCGTCCGGAATTACTAGGGAATAGAGTGTGCTACCAGCAGGGGGCTCCTCGATATAAGAATTATCTGAGTGCCACACAACCTCCAAGCTCCCAAGGCCATCATTTTTCTCCACCGGATTACCATCTTCGCCAAGATTGCATAAAATCGATATTTCGTTGTCCATTGCATGGTAAAGAGACTTTTTCTTCGCTCTTTCATAAAATTTTTTGTTCGCCCCCTCCTGGGGTTTACCGAATACTCTAGCTGCAGCCATATAATCATCAGGTTCCAGCTTCTGGTGGCGAAATAAAAGTACCAAATGGTCTGCCCAAGCCTTTCTCAACGCTGCAGCTACATCTCTAGAAATGGGTTTAGACAGATTAACCCCTTGTATTTCGGCGCCCACCGCCTTGCCAGTAGGAATGACACTCAAGGTTTCTAATGTATTTTGCTCCAATTCTACAGGTGAAGGCACCTCTGGTGCATGCGTATACTTTGCAGCAAATTCATGAGTTTCCATTGCCATTTTTTATTCCTCCTGAGACCACAAACCTTATTTAAATAACACTTTCCCATAATGCTGAATATATTTCACACTTTCTCATTTTGAAACGGCTTAGTTTTTCCAAGCTGAAATAATCGGCTCACCTTTTATAAGTGCTCGGTGCATTACCCGAGCTTGGGTGTGGTCAATCGGATTACGCTGGTGCATCGTACATCTATTATCCCAAAGAATAAGGTCGTGCACCCGCCAATGGTGGGTCCACTTAAGGTGGTCCTGCGTCGTGTGCGCCCATAATCGATCTAACAACCGATCACCCTCTTCGTTAGGCAACTCTTCAATGTAACTTGAATTACCTTCATACCTGCGACCGAGATATAGGCATTGTTTGCCCGTTTTTGGATGAATGCGAACGATCGGATGTGCCGGCCCAGTGATCTCTTCGCGAGTTTGCGGCTCTTTTACGGTCGGCCGGAGTTTCCCAGCGGTGTTCCGGAGATTGTCATGTCGAATATGCTTGCCTTGGATAGCCTTCTTGAGATCGCTCGGCAATTCCTCGTAAGCTTGATATTGATTGTTAAAAGAGGTTTCACCCCCCCCATTAGTTGGCACTATTTCTGACCACAACAGGGTACCTCCCGGAGGTACATCGACATAGGAGTTGTCGGTATGCCAGAGTGCCTCCAAGCTTCCAACACCCGCAGTTTCGCGTGCTGGCTTACCGTCCTCGCCAAGGTTCGAAACCAAACTAATGCCAGCGTGCTTCGCAACTCGATGTGTTGCACCCGCATGAAAACCTGCCTTCAGAAAAAATGCACGGCTACCCGCTACTTGCTGTCCACCAAACACGTCAGCGACTGATAGAATGTCTTCATCTGACAAATCTTGATTACGGAAAAGGAGAACCATATTTTGGAACCAGCATTCAAGTAGAAGATCTCGAACCTCATCGGATACTGGTTGACGAAGATCTAAACCAAACACTTCAGCGCCTAGAGCTGCTTCAGTTTGTACAACTTCAAAGTGGCCGTTACCTACATTCTTCACAATTCACCCCTCCAATAATAATCATGCGTCACACCACAATTATAGCAGATACCGCAATAAAATACTCTGGGCCAGGGTCCGTTCTATTTGTCTCAACCTTGGGCCCGCTTTGCTGATGTGATGGCTCGCCATATAACTTCCGATGTCATGGGCATATCAAGATGATTGACGCCTAGCGGTGCAAGAGCATTTATCACCGCATTCGCAACACATGGCAATGCACCTACCGTACCCGCCTCACCAGCCCCCTTAATGCCAGTTGGATTAGTCTTGCAAGGAACGGGATTGGATCCAACGGCAATTGAACTAATGTCATCCGCTCTAGGCATACAATAGTCCATAAAACTTCCGGAAATTAGCTGTCCTTCGTTATCATAGAAAATATTTTCCATAAGCACCTGCCCAAGACCTTGTGCCACGCCACCATGTATTTGGCCCTTCAACAACAGAGGATTAACAACAACGCCAACATCATCGACGACTGAATATCTCTGTATGTCAACACGCCCGGTATCCTGATCTATCTCTAATTCGCATACATGCGTACCATTTGGAAACGTCTCAGCCTCCGGGAGATGGGAGTACATTTCGTCTAGCCCGATTTCCACATCATGAGGAATTCGGTTTGGCGAAAAAGAGGCCCGTGCTACCTCCATTATATTCATCGCCTTATCAGT
The DNA window shown above is from Pseudomonadota bacterium and carries:
- a CDS encoding DUF4743 domain-containing protein; this translates as MAYLDHISACNNFNQGDYVPFIINGDRFGWIGPEFASQLATWTDVFNLSPEHVALSKSFKDFDSRSEAVLPPLAELLKTNYVEAWRDEFYPVTSDWHTPAVMQIERAACPYFGIRAYGVHLNGYVRKRDGIHMWIAKRDSNKQTYPGLLDNMVAGGQPIGLGLKENLMKECNEEAGIPIGLAAESVPTSFISYTHIMPVMPTGGVKPDQIFCFDIELPNDFQPHPVDGEVEAFYLWPIEQVAETVRETDGFKFNCNLVIIDFLIRHGIITPDNEKSFAAIAQGLRNGI
- the lepA gene encoding translation elongation factor 4, producing MSEIKKIRNFSIVAHIDHGKSTLSDRLIQACGGLSDREMREQVLDSMELERERGITIKAQTVRLDYKAKDGNHYQLNFMDTPGHVDFSYEVSRSLAACEGSLLVVDSSQGVEAQTLANAYLAIENNHEIIPVLNKIDLPSAEPERIRTQIEDVVGIDASDAIAVSAKTGEGIVDVLEALVNKLPSPKGAANVSLKALLVDSWYDPYLGVVALVRIVDGCLKAGMKLKMIATGAIHEVDQVGVFRPKQDTVAELGPGEIGFITAGIKSVSDCKVGDTLTEAKNGSVEALPGFKPTVPVVFCGLFPVDNADYEDLRESLGKLALNDSSFHYEAETSAALGFGFRCGCLGLLHLEIIQERLSREFDLDLITTAPSVVYRLLLMSGEEMTLHNPADYPDQVQIKSVHEPWIKATIIVPDEYLGPILSLCTERRGEQDQLTYVGNRAMAVYYLPLNEVVFDFYDRLKSISRGYASFDYELVGYRENDLVRVGILVNGEPVDALSMIVHRSSAESRGRQICERLKELIPRQLFKVPIQAAIGGKVIARETISAMRKDVTAKCYGGDITRKRKLLEKQKKGKKKMREFGNVEIPQSAFIDALKMSDR
- a CDS encoding TauD/TfdA family dioxygenase, producing MNSNMEWLYTIGKNEISDLESALRRVKAQNIPLLQMTKKDFPLPCLSKTLQRILNDVQHGRGFAVLRGIPIHQFSKSENEIITWGIGTYLGRAISQNSNGDLLGHVFDHGVHMHTERVRGYMTPDHLRFHSDRCDLVALACIRKARDGGVSRLVSMTALHDEILATRPDLLEPFYRGFMYVVSELSGDTKPIRVPTFSVADGVLSCRLQRNQIEMSAKKCGISLTKIEREALDHLDELADSEAFVLEMDLEPGDIQLCNNYVIAHGRTDFTDSPNKNEKRLMLRLWLKFAEPRPVGDAFFDFDGIPKASQ
- a CDS encoding TauD/TfdA family dioxygenase yields the protein MIDYTKFIGPASWKGADLTKTDDWIWTLTKGEIAELRNVVSDTWDLKLESITRQKFHVPFLAPRLERLVDEIRNGRGFVVLRGLPVSEMSNEEVYRAHWGIGTHLGLALSQNSFGDMLGHVYDEKPDPSEVSPRGYRTNQLLRFHTDRADVVSLLCLRKALSGGESSITSSMTIYNAILQHHPEYLPALTRGYMHAHAEDIGLDEPRRLPVFHEQDGVLSCRLNRGPIENSHLRANIPITPEEARALVAFDFYAEHPDYRLDMLLLNGDIQFVNNYRVVHSRKEFTDGEKEQDQRHMVRLWLNYYGKPWPRGPHLSDYNGVPKKLTREQ
- a CDS encoding fumarylacetoacetate hydrolase family protein gives rise to the protein MRIARFDKDGRPCHGIIEGETIYEVEGGLFDGLNKTGETHALSATKLLVPFKPEVFYAAGLNYAEHVKEQAEMHGREPNLPEKPDIGYRANNALIAHDEDVVIPAHAPDTVQYEGEIVAIVGKKAKNLTKENALSCIMGYTIGNDVSERTWQTGDRTMWRAKNTDTFKPMGPWIETDVDLESLTTTVRVNGKQTIQFPTNNFHFDIPTFIEAMTSCLTLHPGDMIWMGTEGRAPNLQHGDTVEVEIDGIGLLRNRFVREGQ
- a CDS encoding TauD/TfdA family dioxygenase, producing MAMETHEFAAKYTHAPEVPSPVELEQNTLETLSVIPTGKAVGAEIQGVNLSKPISRDVAAALRKAWADHLVLLFRHQKLEPDDYMAAARVFGKPQEGANKKFYERAKKKSLYHAMDNEISILCNLGEDGNPVEKNDGLGSLEVVWHSDNSYIEEPPAGSTLYSLVIPDDNSGQTSFNNQYLAYEEMPDDLKKAIEGKRSKQDATRNSANVLRPGVTEPTCPEEVPGPMHPMVRIHPVSKKKALYLGRRRTWPSQYIEGIPNDSEELLDRIWAHATQPKYAWTHSWQVGDFLVWDNRSAMHRREVVNPTQPRVMWRCQFAGDKVIPG
- a CDS encoding TauD/TfdA family dioxygenase, with amino-acid sequence MKNVGNGHFEVVQTEAALGAEVFGLDLRQPVSDEVRDLLLECWFQNMVLLFRNQDLSDEDILSVADVFGGQQVAGSRAFFLKAGFHAGATHRVAKHAGISLVSNLGEDGKPARETAGVGSLEALWHTDNSYVDVPPGGTLLWSEIVPTNGGGETSFNNQYQAYEELPSDLKKAIQGKHIRHDNLRNTAGKLRPTVKEPQTREEITGPAHPIVRIHPKTGKQCLYLGRRYEGNSSYIEELPNEEGDRLLDRLWAHTTQDHLKWTHHWRVHDLILWDNRCTMHQRNPIDHTQARVMHRALIKGEPIISAWKN